In a single window of the Helicoverpa zea isolate HzStark_Cry1AcR chromosome 9, ilHelZeax1.1, whole genome shotgun sequence genome:
- the LOC124633178 gene encoding 26S proteasome non-ATPase regulatory subunit 12: MSTNGDITSLDASGKIVKMEVDYSATCDEKIPLWKSWASKGKVQEAIDQLLALEKQTRMGADMASTARILVAIVQICYEAKNWSALNDQVVLLSKRRSQLKQAVVKMVQECCTYVDKTPDKETKIKLIETLRSITEGKIYVEVERARLTHILAKIREEEGNTAEAAKIIQELQVETYGSMDKREKVELILEQMRLCLNIKDYIRTQIISKKINTKFFEEEDTAELKEKFYRLMIAVDQHNGQYLSVCRHFRALGQAAGSDALVGSVVFLILAPYDNEQADLTHRVNEDKDLDKLPDYKQLLGLFINPEIIRWNTLCSTYEKMLRGTPYFDAADEKGQERWNDLKNRVVEHNIRIMSMYYTRITLKRMSELLGLSETETEEALSQLVVSGVVRAKIDRPAGVVHFSLNMDASDRLNEWSNNLNTLMQLVNKTTHLINKEECVHKHLLATAE; encoded by the exons ATGTCGACGAACGGCGATATCACTAGTCTTGATGCCAGCGGCAAAATAGTTAAAATGGAA GTGGACTACAGTGCCACCTGTGATGAAAAGATACCACTCTGGAAGTCATGGGCATCCAAAGGCAAAGTTCAAGAAGCCATTGACCAGCTTTTGGCTCtagaaaaacaaacaagaatG GGTGCTGACATGGCATCAACAGCCAGGATCTTAGTGGCTATTGTGCAGATTTGTTATGAAGCCAAAAATTGGTCTGCACTCAATGACCAAGTAGTTCTTCTGTCTAAAAGAAG ATCACAACTGAAACAAGCTGTAGTGAAAATGGTTCAAGAATGCTGCACTTACGTAGACAAGACACCAGACAAGGAAACAAAGATAAAACTTATTGAAACTTTGAGGTCTATTACTGAGGGTAAAATTTATGTTGAAGTTGAAAGAGCTAGGCTTACTCATATCCTAGCTAAGATCAGGGAAGAAGAAGGTAATACTGCGGAAGCCGCTAAGATCATTCAGGAGCTCCAGGTTGAGACCTACGGTTCCATGGATAAACGAGAGAAGGTGGAACTGATTTTGGAACAAATGAGGCTGTGCCTTAACATCAAGGATTATATTCGCACACAAATCATCTCAAAGAAGATCAACACTAAATTCTTTGAGGAGGAAGATACTGCG GAACTGAAAGAGAAGTTCTACCGCCTAATGATAGCAGTTGACCAGCACAACGGCCAGTACTTGTCCGTCTGCCGCCACTTCCGCGCACTCGGTCAAGCGGCCGGATCTGACGCGCTCGTCGGTAGCGTCGTGTTCCTGATCTTAGCTCCTTATGACAATGAACAGGCTGACCTTACTCATAGGGTTAATGAGGACAAAGACTTGGATAAGCTGCCTGACTACAA ACAATTGTTAGGTCTCTTTATCAACCCAGAGATCATCAGATGGAACACTCTTTGCTCCACTTACGAGAAGATGCTCCGCGGCACGCCGTACTTCGACGCGGCCGATGAGAAGGGACAGGAACGCTGGAACGACCTTAAGAACAGGGTTGTTGAACAT AATATCCGTATAATGTCCATGTACTACACTCGCATTACACTGAAGCGTATGAGCGAGCTCCTTGGCCTCAGCGAGACGGAGACGGAAGAGGCTCTCAGTCAGCTCGTTGTTAGCGGCGTCGTTCGCGCCAAGATCGACCGACCTGCTGGGGTTGTGCATTTCAG CTTGAACATGGACGCGTCAGACCGCCTCAACGAATGGTCGAACAACCTCAACACTTTGATGCAACTCGTCAACAAGACGACACATCTCATCAACAAGGAAGAATGCGTGCATAAACACCTCCTTGCAACGGCTGAATAG